A window from Leptothermofonsia sichuanensis E412 encodes these proteins:
- a CDS encoding cysteine peptidase family C39 domain-containing protein — translation MLVEGIITLLLGWLAFCWGIRFGRFLLRKGATANDLFKGKTAVSLLFLGLYIGLIVLALNVPQMQVLPLQWRIYGMQVTWTILRVILLGFCGLAYIVSWKTARSQVIAVVLLGLLGMGGFSAAQAYFLAPIYPELHDNLQANGVFKQTSMSSCAPAALATVLRRWEMDATESSVAKLAGTSRLGTSMPQLIGAARDLGMDGIELTPTWEQIQRINRPGVLGVWLLDGPRRLPHAVALLAMNDQLMAIGDPSRGKIFVLDRAQFAEIWRQEYVPIFRRGETAITQVQAMNYLKKAGFPTQSPQDLKQKVLQFQQAAGIKPTGYLDSQTILLLMGPHLEGVPSLKDYQVTR, via the coding sequence ATGTTAGTTGAGGGAATCATCACACTGCTACTGGGCTGGCTGGCATTTTGCTGGGGTATCCGGTTTGGGCGCTTTCTACTGCGCAAGGGTGCCACAGCGAATGATCTGTTTAAGGGGAAAACAGCCGTTTCTCTTCTGTTTCTGGGTCTTTACATTGGGTTGATAGTACTGGCGCTGAATGTGCCCCAGATGCAGGTGTTGCCGCTGCAATGGCGCATCTATGGGATGCAAGTGACCTGGACAATCTTGCGGGTTATTCTGCTGGGATTCTGTGGGCTGGCGTATATTGTGAGCTGGAAGACGGCGCGATCGCAGGTGATTGCGGTCGTTTTGCTTGGGCTGTTGGGAATGGGTGGGTTCAGTGCCGCTCAAGCCTATTTTCTGGCACCCATTTATCCAGAACTGCACGACAACTTGCAGGCCAATGGAGTATTTAAACAAACCTCCATGAGCAGTTGTGCGCCTGCTGCCCTGGCAACAGTTCTGCGCCGTTGGGAGATGGATGCAACCGAGTCAAGTGTTGCAAAACTGGCCGGTACCAGCCGCCTGGGAACCTCCATGCCTCAACTGATTGGGGCTGCCCGTGACCTGGGAATGGATGGTATTGAGCTAACGCCCACCTGGGAGCAAATTCAGCGGATTAACCGTCCTGGCGTACTGGGCGTATGGCTGCTGGATGGTCCCCGCAGGTTGCCCCACGCGGTGGCATTGCTGGCCATGAATGACCAGCTCATGGCGATTGGAGATCCGTCCAGGGGTAAGATTTTTGTCCTGGATCGGGCGCAATTTGCTGAAATCTGGCGGCAGGAATATGTGCCCATTTTCCGTCGGGGTGAGACTGCGATTACCCAGGTCCAGGCAATGAATTATCTGAAAAAAGCAGGGTTTCCCACCCAATCGCCTCAGGATCTTAAACAGAAAGTCCTGCAATTTCAGCAGGCGGCAGGCATTAAACCAACGGGCTACCTGGATTCTCAAACCATCCTGCTGTTGATGGGTCCCCATTTAGAAGGAGTGCCATCCTTAAAGGATTATCAGGTTACTCGATAG
- the gshB gene encoding glutathione synthase encodes MKFTFIIDPIQHLDPGHDTSVALMEAAQELGHEVWITQANQLNVVKGKAFALLQRVQLFPVQLIEGRWVAANPWFVLEEQARLPLEAMDAVFMRTDPPVTVPYLYATYILDYVDPTKTLVINSPQGIRAANEKMYALQFTEAIPETIVSQSKQVILEFVEDKGMAVLKPLGGKAGEGILFLERGDRNLNSLIEISTHQGLVPVMVQTYLPAAKEGDKRIILLDGEPIGAVNRIPTGNEFRGNMAVGGRVAQTEITEREREICTQLAPTLRRDGLVFVGIDVIGGYLTEVNVTSPTGVREIDRLEGVRLGRQVIEWIARSHQSF; translated from the coding sequence GTGAAATTTACATTTATCATTGACCCCATTCAGCACCTGGACCCTGGTCACGATACCAGTGTGGCATTGATGGAAGCGGCTCAAGAATTGGGGCACGAAGTCTGGATTACCCAGGCAAACCAGTTGAATGTAGTCAAAGGCAAAGCGTTTGCCCTGCTGCAACGAGTTCAACTCTTCCCCGTGCAGTTGATTGAAGGGCGTTGGGTTGCCGCGAATCCCTGGTTTGTTCTGGAAGAGCAGGCACGGCTGCCACTGGAAGCAATGGATGCTGTATTTATGCGGACCGATCCCCCGGTGACTGTTCCCTACCTCTACGCCACTTACATCCTGGATTACGTTGATCCAACGAAGACGCTGGTGATTAACTCCCCTCAGGGAATCCGGGCAGCCAATGAAAAGATGTATGCCCTTCAGTTTACAGAAGCCATTCCTGAAACCATCGTCAGCCAGAGCAAGCAAGTGATTCTGGAATTTGTTGAAGACAAGGGCATGGCGGTCCTCAAACCTCTGGGCGGTAAGGCTGGAGAAGGAATTTTGTTTTTAGAGAGGGGCGATCGCAATCTCAATTCCCTGATTGAAATCAGTACCCACCAGGGCCTGGTGCCCGTGATGGTACAGACTTACCTGCCTGCGGCCAAGGAAGGGGATAAGCGCATCATTCTGCTGGATGGTGAACCGATTGGGGCAGTCAATCGGATTCCCACGGGCAACGAGTTTCGGGGTAATATGGCCGTGGGTGGACGGGTTGCCCAAACTGAAATTACGGAGCGGGAACGGGAGATCTGTACCCAACTGGCTCCCACCCTGCGGCGGGATGGGTTGGTGTTTGTCGGCATTGATGTGATTGGGGGCTACCTGACGGAGGTAAACGTCACCAGTCCAACGGGCGTGCGCGAAATCGATCGCCTGGAGGGCGTTCGCCTCGGTCGTCAGGTAATCGAGTGGATTGCGCGTAGCCATCAGTCTTTTTAA
- the grxC gene encoding glutaredoxin 3: MTANVEIYTWSMCPFCIRAKGLLDKKGIEYTEYCIDGDEAARSKMAKRANGRRSLPQIFINDQHVGGCDDLYALNAQGKLDPLLQAS, translated from the coding sequence ATGACTGCCAACGTTGAAATTTACACCTGGAGCATGTGCCCCTTCTGTATTCGGGCAAAGGGACTGCTGGACAAAAAAGGGATTGAGTACACGGAGTATTGCATTGATGGTGATGAGGCAGCACGGTCAAAAATGGCTAAACGGGCAAATGGACGCCGTTCCCTGCCCCAGATATTCATTAACGATCAGCATGTAGGTGGCTGTGACGATCTCTATGCCCTCAATGCTCAGGGAAAATTAGATCCCCTCTTGCAGGCAAGCTGA
- a CDS encoding thioredoxin family protein, producing the protein MGRNLSPLLIGLAIASLAVAGLSAQASSFDGTTLSQQVNTLRNQGPEGLQTFLKLHASDLTPGTLPAAALRAALDELCQQRDCYASRLYWYTDLEQAKAVARTSGKPILSLRLLGRLDQDLSCANSRFFRVALYPNAEVAKFLRDRYILHWQSVRPVPKVTIDFGDGRKLERTITGNSIHYILDASGRPIEALPGLYGPQAFLRQLQRAEQTVREFSQKQPGEEQEAFLRRYHRDRLAAIQTRWATELSQLGIATPTQPGPSPATASPPPTAEAAGVVAFTKMITERPIIRSLQATASQNQQALAEITDQPTWTKLAQVHAADARLDSNSVALIQAKKGFSNPRAGATSLQSLVNNLETAIALDTIRNEYLLHSQIHQWFAQDASIRDVEALNDRVYAQLFLTPNSDPWLGLFPSDSFTAIENDGVRQ; encoded by the coding sequence ATGGGACGGAATCTTTCTCCTTTACTGATTGGGCTGGCGATCGCCAGCCTTGCTGTCGCTGGCTTGTCTGCCCAGGCATCTTCATTTGATGGGACAACCCTCTCCCAACAGGTAAATACCCTGCGAAACCAGGGACCTGAAGGATTACAGACATTCCTTAAGCTACATGCCTCTGATCTGACTCCCGGTACCTTACCTGCCGCAGCCCTACGCGCTGCCCTGGATGAATTGTGTCAGCAGCGGGATTGCTATGCTTCTCGCCTTTACTGGTACACGGACCTGGAACAGGCAAAAGCGGTTGCCAGAACCAGTGGCAAGCCGATCCTGTCACTGCGGTTGCTGGGGCGGCTGGATCAGGATTTGAGTTGTGCGAACAGCCGCTTTTTCCGGGTCGCACTGTATCCCAATGCTGAGGTCGCTAAATTTTTGCGCGATCGCTATATCCTCCACTGGCAGTCCGTGCGTCCGGTACCAAAAGTAACCATTGACTTTGGAGATGGGCGCAAACTGGAACGCACCATCACGGGCAACAGTATCCACTACATTCTGGATGCCAGCGGTCGTCCGATTGAAGCGCTCCCAGGGCTGTATGGCCCCCAGGCCTTTCTGCGCCAGTTGCAGCGGGCAGAGCAAACAGTCAGGGAATTTAGCCAGAAACAACCGGGCGAGGAGCAGGAGGCATTTTTGCGCCGGTACCATCGCGATCGCCTCGCGGCTATCCAGACCCGGTGGGCAACAGAGCTTTCCCAGTTGGGAATTGCCACTCCCACCCAACCAGGTCCATCACCAGCCACCGCCAGCCCACCTCCTACCGCTGAAGCAGCCGGGGTTGTGGCATTTACCAAAATGATTACCGAAAGACCGATCATCCGTTCCCTGCAAGCCACCGCTTCTCAAAACCAGCAAGCCCTGGCAGAAATTACCGACCAGCCAACCTGGACAAAACTGGCTCAGGTTCATGCCGCCGATGCCCGTTTAGACTCTAACAGCGTGGCATTGATTCAAGCCAAAAAGGGTTTCTCCAATCCCCGTGCTGGTGCAACCAGTTTGCAATCCCTGGTGAATAACCTGGAAACTGCGATCGCCCTGGACACCATTAGAAACGAATATCTGCTCCATAGCCAGATCCACCAGTGGTTTGCCCAGGATGCCTCGATCAGGGATGTGGAAGCACTTAATGACCGGGTCTATGCCCAACTCTTTCTGACCCCCAATTCCGATCCCTGGCTGGGGCTGTTTCCCTCTGATAGCTTTACGGCAATTGAGAATGATGGGGTTCGGCAGTAG
- a CDS encoding YajQ family cyclic di-GMP-binding protein encodes MADTFSFDIVSDFDRQELVNALDQAKREIQTRYDLKDTNTTLELGDNAITVSTDSEFTLQAVHTILQTKAAKRNLSMKIFDYGKVESASGNRVRQEIKLKKGISQELGKQITKIIRDEFKKIQASIQGDAVRVSAKSKDDLQAVIQRVKQEDFPVALQFTNYR; translated from the coding sequence ATGGCTGATACCTTCTCCTTCGACATCGTCAGTGATTTTGACCGGCAGGAACTGGTCAATGCGCTGGATCAGGCAAAGCGCGAAATTCAAACTCGCTACGACCTCAAGGACACCAATACAACGCTGGAATTAGGAGACAACGCTATTACCGTCAGTACGGACAGCGAGTTCACCTTACAGGCAGTTCACACCATTTTGCAGACTAAAGCTGCCAAACGAAATCTGTCCATGAAAATCTTTGATTATGGCAAGGTAGAATCTGCCAGCGGTAATCGGGTGCGCCAGGAAATTAAGCTCAAAAAAGGAATCAGTCAGGAACTGGGTAAGCAAATTACCAAAATCATCCGGGACGAGTTTAAGAAAATTCAGGCATCGATTCAGGGCGATGCAGTGCGGGTCAGTGCCAAGTCTAAGGATGATTTACAGGCAGTGATTCAGCGGGTCAAACAGGAAGACTTTCCTGTTGCGCTGCAATTTACAAACTATCGGTAA